The window GACGAATCAAATGAAGGAAAGCCGCGCCTCCTTTTCCGCGCTTTCCCTCGCCTTCGATCCTAAAAATTCGTTAGGAGCCAACGTCGGGCAGAATCCAGGTGACCAAACGGTTTCGCCTGGAGAAAGCCGGACATACACATATTATGCCGATCCGTTTTTAGGTGAGATTGCCTCATTAGTATGGGACTGGGGCAATGTTATGCACAATCCTCGAAACGGGCTTTACGGCGCGATCATTATCGGGCCGAAGGGCGCGATGTATCGTGATCCCAAAACAGGTGCGGATATATCCAATAAGAATAGTTGGATTGCCGATGTGATCGTGGACCGGACGGTAACCGGATACGAAGACCGACCAAATTATCGGGATGCGGCCTTGTTCTTCCAGGACGAGGACAACATCATCGGTACGAGCTTCATGCCTTACGTGCAGAACGTGGCTGGGCTGGTCGGGGTGAATTATCGAGCGGAGCCCTATTTGTTCCGTGAGGAACAGGGATGTACGTTGGATAGGATATTCCAGCCCTGTTCTAAGGAAAACCCGGAAGATCCCATCACGCCGGTCATCGAGGCCCATGCCGGTGATCCCGTTCGCATTCATGTCTTCGGTGCCAGCAATGAACAAAATGGGATGTTCGGCGTTGAAAGTCATGAATGGCCCATTGAACCATTCATGCGAGGAGCCGATCAAATCAACGTCGTGGAGTTTTCGGGGTCGGAAGCGTTGGATGCCTTCATTCCGGCCGCAGGTGGGCCATATCAACGCACCGGGGATTACGTCTGGAGCAACCAGCGGTTGCCCTATTCCCAATCAGGGCAATGGGGATATTTACGTGTCCTCCCAGGGAGTGATCAACGAATCCTGCCGTTGGATGGAAGGGCTCCTGGGGGTAAAGAAGCCAAGTTGCCACACGAGCAAGTGGTTCTTATTAAACCCGTCGACCTGAAATAAACCGGCAAAGTTTTTAGTTGGCGGGTTTGGGAACGGGGAAGCCGATACACGGCTTCCCCGTGCTGGTCACAATTCCATAAGACAGGATGGTGCAAAACATTTGAAATTTTATGCTGGCGGAGGAATAAATGAAACGCACGGTGGTACAGATGCTTGGGGTGATTTTGGGTGTCCTGGGAATGGGGGCCATCCCGGTTTGGGCCTATGAGGAAAGTCAGGTCAAACAAGGAGGAACGATTCGTGGGCAAGTGACTGTAGCTGGAGGAATGCCTAAAGCCATGGCCTTTAATTTGGTCACGATTCCCGATCCGGTTTTTTGTGGGCGAATTTCAACCGGAACAGGATGGCGTATTGTTGAAGATTTCATACTTGGCTCTCAGGGATCGCTGAAGGACGCGATCGTAATGCTCAAGGGTATTGAAAAAGGAAAAGCGTTTGAGTTGCCGAAAGTGACCATCGAAGCCAAGGATTGTGATTTTCTCCCATTTGTCAATGTCTTGAGGGATCAGGATGAATTGACGGTCATTAATATGGATCCAGTGGAACATGATATCCAGGGATACGAGACGGCTCGTGATCGTGGGGCCAGGGTCTTGTTTAATCGCCCGCTTCCAATGAATCCATTTCATAAAGTATTGGATTTGCTCAACAGACATGATCATTTACCCGGGGAGCCAATGATCGAAAACATACATTTGCAGAAGGATCGGAATATCTTTGTGATGCAATGCGGGTTTCACCCCTATATGTTTTCCTGGGGGATGGTGGTGGACAATCCCTATTATGCGATTACAACCGAGGATGGCCGGTTTGAGATATCCGACATTCCACCAGGAACCTATACCTTATCAGTCTGGCATGCGGGAATGAAGAAATACCTTAACCGTGAGGTGACCATTGAACCGAATGGGGCATTGTCAGTGAATTTCGAATATCAATCACCCGCGGGCCGCCGCAGTGTTCATGAAATTCAAGAAAATCCCCATTTTGGATTGGGCCTATTAGGGGAGGAAGTTATCATCCCTTCACTTCGTCTCCAGCATCCCTCATGACAGGCATCAGGAGCAGGTTTTTGCATGCGGTAGGAGGGTGTCTCTGTTTTGAAGAACCGGGAAATTTTGAGGCGAGTTGTTTCTTACCTTCCATTTCTAGACAATCGAATTCTTGCTTGTATACAACTTCCTTATGATGTGGCCCGTCTTCCAGGTTACCATCCTGGAAAAGGCCAAGCATGCGGGAATGCCGACTCTCAGGGTAAGGGGGTGTTGGACAATTCCGCCAACGATGTTCCCTGCTTTCGCAGGAGAGGCTGGATGCCTACCCGCTGAAGGGTTTGGACCCGCAAGCACACAGGCAAGTCGCTGCTTGGGCGTGCGCACATACCCCTCTCTACGCTCTCCTCCCCACAAAAAAGGCTGCGGCCTTTCTCTCGTGAAGCTGCAGGCCAGAATTGGGTAAGCCTTTTGGGACATTCCTAACATTTTCCTCTCCCGGACCTCGTCACACGTATGCCCATGAAAAGGGCCGAATATTTGAAATATTCAACAGCCGCAGTAATGCTTCCCTATCGCTAGATCGCAATCCATCCCCGCATACAAACGTGGAAGCCCCGCCCTTTTGGCGGAGATTATGACTGCTCGCTCCTTACCTTCTCCCCATTTTTTACTGCGAGTGCCATTTTCCGGTAATACGGAAACCTATTGCCCATAAGGGCTCTATGGAACCACACATCGCTGATTTGTGGGTTCATCCCGACTGGCCTCCGATTGGAGCGAATATGAACGAGCCAGATTGTGTGGTATCGCACAAAAGACATTGGCTGAGGTCCGCAGCATTTCGTTAAGTCCTTGTTGCCGAACCGTTATTGTGGGTGCTCAATCGTTTAATCATCTGGTATGAATTTTGATCATTAATTAGCGAGTTACCTACAAATGGTCGGAGTTTTTGAAGAATGCTGGAGTATCAAAACGGAGTGAACATTCAGTCTACCTGACCAGGGTATTTTGAGAGTTAAACGTACGAGTCGCATAGGAAACATGACGGGTAGAGGCTAAGAAGAAAAGAATATTCAGGAACTTGGCAAGGGAGGGCTACTCTTTGCCTCGATTATTATTAGCCAGTCTTCAAGCGGTCCTCCTAATAGGAATATTGGTCAAAGTGGGATGTCATGGGACCAGTCCTCTCATCAATCTTCATGACTCCGCCCCTTTCCCAGATCCACCATCCATGGGCGTCCAGTCTGATCGGCAAGGGGGCTTCATGGTGAAAAATGCAAAACAAGATGTGAATCTTAGGGCCAAACGGCATGCGCAATTCTTTGGCCCTGACTTGGAGTGGGCCTCCAGCGCCAAATTTTTGGAAAAATATTATAAAAATGAATCGCTGGTCCAAGAACGATAGCCACTCTATATGGTGAATCGGCGAAGGTCGCTTTTCATTTTGTAATGATTGAAGTCCGCCAAGTAAAAAAGATGGGGATTGATCAGGAGGATAATATGAAATCTCTTCATTGGATTCTCCGATGGTAGAGGCCGGGAAGAAAAGATCAGTCAGGCCGGTGGGCCTGAGGAAGGTCTCTCATGAAGCGGTCATTACCAACTGGGATTCAGGGAGTCCTGCTAGCAGGATTATGGGTCTGTGTGGGGTGTGGGAGTCCTCACGCTCCTCTCGATCTTAATAGTTTTGACCCTTCCCAAGATCAACAGTTTATTGCCGACCAGTATCGTCGGCAGGCCGCACTTATGAAACAAACTGCCGAAGATTTGAAGAGTAAGGCCGAACGTTATGCGCAACTTTTTGGCGCGGACTCAGAATGGGCCACCAGCGCAAAATTATTGGAGAAATTTTATGAGCAGGAAGCGCAGAATCGGGAACGTTTAGCCATTCTGCATGCCGAGGCAGGCAGGCTTCATCCTCACTCTCCGCATTTTGAAACGCGTTAGAAAATAGTGCAAGAGACGTTTGAGTCTCTTGCTACGGAGGCCAACATGAAATCTCTTCC of the Nitrospiraceae bacterium genome contains:
- a CDS encoding carboxypeptidase regulatory-like domain-containing protein: MKRTVVQMLGVILGVLGMGAIPVWAYEESQVKQGGTIRGQVTVAGGMPKAMAFNLVTIPDPVFCGRISTGTGWRIVEDFILGSQGSLKDAIVMLKGIEKGKAFELPKVTIEAKDCDFLPFVNVLRDQDELTVINMDPVEHDIQGYETARDRGARVLFNRPLPMNPFHKVLDLLNRHDHLPGEPMIENIHLQKDRNIFVMQCGFHPYMFSWGMVVDNPYYAITTEDGRFEISDIPPGTYTLSVWHAGMKKYLNREVTIEPNGALSVNFEYQSPAGRRSVHEIQENPHFGLGLLGEEVIIPSLRLQHPS